Genomic segment of Triticum aestivum cultivar Chinese Spring chromosome 6A, IWGSC CS RefSeq v2.1, whole genome shotgun sequence:
TCAGTGAGAATTCCAGTTGCGGTACGGACTGTGATACAAGACTTCGTCTCAGATACATCATAAATTTATTTGTAACTGGCGTATGCTCCTGTTCCTTCATTCATGTACTTGTCCTGGGAAAAATGTTGCTGAAATGCTAAAACTCTATTTCATACATCATCATTAAGAAATGTTCTACTTAAATGCAATGTTTATTTCCTTTTAGATTATTCCtttcatttatttttctgtgaTGCCAAGTGCAGTTCAGTCGAAATCAAGTGACGGAGCACGAACACAGCCTGCCTTCCCGTCCACTTCTCACCTGCCCTGACACTCTATGTTCAGCCATACAAACAGAGAGCTAAAAGGTTAATGACTCTGCCTGTCCTCCAAGGATCAAAATGATATATAGCGTGCGTACCTCACGATTTATACAAACAGCAATTGCGTTACATGGTCCAAGGTTCCAATCAGATGAATTAAATCAATCACCAATCGCTCCAGCCACCGCTGTCACGGCCCTGTACGGGGCCGCCAGCAAGCACCGACATCCCCAACTGAAGATCATGCAGTTTCGATACCTCAAACGTGGCTTGTTATCGGATCAGCCATTGCACTGCAAAAGGATACCCAAGTTTCTTCAGAAAAGAATCAGACATAACCCTTCGTGCCTCAAGAAGGAACTTGGCTACAAATGGATCTGCAGACTGCAGTGTCTACAAACCGAAAGATGACAGGGTTGTGCATAGGGCTAAATTTGTGTTTTCCACGCAGCTGAAACAGATTCCATTACAGGAACTAGGCAAGCTATGAACTTAACAGCAAAAGAACAAACGTGAAATAACATCAGGATATCAGCAAGAGATATAATGCGGATGCCAATAGGTCTTTTACCAGCCGAAGAGGCCCAAAACAACATACAGCCAAGGTACTTCCACACTCATAATCCTAATGGTCAACCCCATAGAGAACTCAAGAGTGCAACATTATGAAGTAGCTTCCCAGACCTTCACCTTCTCACTTCACCGCAAAATTATGAACAGGTAGCTAACACATCCTTGGCACAGTAAAGTAAGCCTGTCGGTGTGAAAACACGGCAGCATAAGTAACCATCATCAACAACCCAAACTAGCGCAGAGTCTCATTGCCTCAGCAAAAGAAGCGATGCGGGCCTTGTCACGCCTCAACACGCAGAAGGGGTCCTCCACTGACAAGTTGATGGCGTGCTGAAAGCTCCAGCAACTGGTGGCGGGGCAAACAGATATACCACTGCCACTGCTTCCACCTGATGGTGCATTGCCCTTCACTAGcacaccatcactgtcaccacagaCAATGCCCAGGGTCTTTATCCCCTTCTCCAGTATGTAACTGACGAACAACTGCTCACGGTCCAGGCCTCGGAATCCATGGAGGACGAACGTCTTAAGATGAGAGAAGCAGTTGGAAGAGCCCATGGGATTCCAGGCCTCAGCACAATCGCCCCGATCAGCTGACCAGGATGGAATGGACTGGAATTGAGTAAAAGACAGTGTCAGTTTCTAGCATATCAATCCTCAATATGCAGTCAAGTACAATTAGAAGTGCAAGAACAGATACCTATATTATCAATCTGGAATGTATAGCAATGAACAGCAAGTACTCCAATAAGCTGACATCCATATTATTATCTTGAACCACAATAGATGAACAAGTATAGGGATGAACAGGTATGACGCGGATACTACCATGATGTGGAGCGTCTCGAGGCAAGGAAAGCATCTGAGCAGAGTGTGCAGCATCTTGACCTCCTTGTCGTGCGAAAACCGCACCTTGACAGCCAGTATCTTCAAACTTGGCAGCATGGCGCCATCTTTCATAGTCATCCCAGCCTGCCATTGAGGCAAATTAAACATCAGAAAATGATTTGGTTGCACAATCACGTAACGAATTTAGGTGCAGATCACGAAAGTTGCAAGACACAGTTACCCTGATGACGGTGCCACCAATCTCGAGCGCGTGGAGCTGGAAGTCCAAGAACCCGAGCACCTCCAGCCTGGACGCATGGACAATCTTGACGGGCCTCCTCCGCTCGGAAAAGCTTTCGAAGAGCAGGCGCTCCAGGCAGGGGGCATCGTCAACAATGATTTTATCAAAGGTGCATACCCATTCCAATACCACACGGAGGCTGCGGGACTTGATGCGGAGGCACGAAGGGTAGTTGTACGAGAGGGCAAAGGAGAGGATCTTCAGTTCAGGGCAGTGTGCGAGCAAGGCGTTGAATTTCTTGTCTTCGACCATGGAGTGGAAAAGGCCGAGCTCGTGCAGGTTTGGGAAGGCGGGCCGGTGAGCGGTGGGAATGTCCGGAAAGTTCCAGATGCCTATGTAGAGGCGGCTGAGGGAGGCACATCTGAGGATATCATCGGGGAGCGGCATGTTGATCGGCCAGGGGCGGTTGAAGAGGATGAGGTCCTGGATCTTCTTGGCGGCGAGGCCGGCGACCGGGCGCTGGAGCGCGTACTCCTGCTCGTAGAAGGAGGTGCGGGTGATGCGCACAGCTCGGATGGAGCCAGGGTGAGCGGCCACGCAGAGCGAGATGCCGCGCACGGCATCGAAGACGCTGTGCCCTTCGGCGGCCCTGAAGTGGCCGTCGTCGACAAGGAGCGGGCTCGCCGCCCACACGCAGCGCCAGCGGGTGGAGAGGACCATGGTGCGTGCGGCTTCCTTGGTGGGGAGGCGGGACATGATGTTGGAGAGCAGGTTGCGCGGGAGGCGGCTGAAGTGGTCCTGGCCGTCACCATCCTGCGCGGGCCCGTCGGCGTCGGCATCCTCCAAGTCAGAGGAGGTGAGGGAGAAGTGGTCGTCATCGGAGTCGTCGGCCTCGGGCGCGGGGACCAAGGGTGGGGGGAGGCAGGAGATGATCAGGGATACGATGCAGACCATG
This window contains:
- the LOC123132199 gene encoding F-box/LRR-repeat protein At5g02910, giving the protein MALEGPSAQDGMVCIVSLIISCLPPPLVPAPEADDSDDDHFSLTSSDLEDADADGPAQDGDGQDHFSRLPRNLLSNIMSRLPTKEAARTMVLSTRWRCVWAASPLLVDDGHFRAAEGHSVFDAVRGISLCVAAHPGSIRAVRITRTSFYEQEYALQRPVAGLAAKKIQDLILFNRPWPINMPLPDDILRCASLSRLYIGIWNFPDIPTAHRPAFPNLHELGLFHSMVEDKKFNALLAHCPELKILSFALSYNYPSCLRIKSRSLRVVLEWVCTFDKIIVDDAPCLERLLFESFSERRRPVKIVHASRLEVLGFLDFQLHALEIGGTVIRAGMTMKDGAMLPSLKILAVKVRFSHDKEVKMLHTLLRCFPCLETLHIMSIPSWSADRGDCAEAWNPMGSSNCFSHLKTFVLHGFRGLDREQLFVSYILEKGIKTLGIVCGDSDGVLVKGNAPSGGSSGSGISVCPATSCWSFQHAINLSVEDPFCVLRRDKARIASFAEAMRLCASLGC